The following are encoded in a window of Pseudalgibacter alginicilyticus genomic DNA:
- a CDS encoding lysophospholipid acyltransferase family protein, with translation MQFLIYIIIYPLLWLISILPFKLLYLISDVTYLLVYYIIGYRKKVVTNNLNLVFPEKTEKEITVISKKFYHHLCDMILEAVKSITISETEMKKRYIFTNVEEIHKLEKENKSIILLMGHYASWEWIFILQKQINHKGYAVYKKLSNKYFDALVKRIRAKYDSYLITTKETFPTLIKAKQNKELTFNGFVFDQSPKADKAIHWQTFMGINAPVHVGAEILAKRLDMATLFLKVKKVKRGFYQATFMDIVKNPNAFNDFEITDNSLKRVEEQIHEAPEFYLWTHKRWKHKDKAPKI, from the coding sequence ATGCAATTTCTAATATATATTATTATTTATCCATTATTATGGCTTATTTCTATATTGCCATTTAAATTGCTATATCTAATTTCTGACGTAACATACCTACTCGTCTATTATATTATTGGTTATAGAAAAAAAGTAGTAACCAATAACTTAAACCTTGTATTCCCAGAAAAAACTGAAAAAGAAATTACTGTTATTAGTAAAAAATTCTATCATCACTTATGTGATATGATTCTTGAAGCCGTTAAATCTATTACCATTTCTGAAACTGAAATGAAAAAACGATATATTTTTACCAATGTTGAAGAAATTCATAAACTTGAAAAAGAAAACAAAAGTATTATTTTGTTAATGGGGCATTATGCCAGTTGGGAATGGATATTTATTTTACAAAAACAAATAAACCATAAGGGTTATGCGGTTTACAAAAAATTAAGTAATAAATATTTTGATGCTTTAGTAAAACGAATTAGAGCTAAATATGATAGTTATTTAATTACAACAAAAGAAACATTTCCTACGCTTATAAAAGCTAAACAAAATAAAGAATTAACTTTTAATGGCTTTGTATTCGATCAATCACCAAAGGCAGACAAAGCGATACATTGGCAAACATTTATGGGTATAAATGCCCCCGTTCATGTTGGTGCAGAAATTCTTGCTAAGCGATTGGATATGGCTACGTTATTCCTTAAAGTAAAAAAAGTAAAGCGTGGTTTTTATCAAGCTACTTTTATGGATATTGTTAAAAATCCTAACGCGTTTAATGATTTTGAAATAACAGACAATTCACTAAAGCGAGTTGAAGAACAAATTCATGAAGCTCCTGAATTTTATTTATGGACACACAAACGCTGGAAACACAAAGATAAAGCGCCTAAAATTTAG
- a CDS encoding rhomboid family intramembrane serine protease, which yields MVNLSIITIIIIAANVIISYKGFGDFGFFEKYKFQIGSIQRGEKIRLFSAGFLHVDTQHLLFNMLTLYFFAGTVLAYLGTMGFLVVYFVSLVFGNLLSLYFHKNEYQYSAVGASGAVVGVLYSAILLQPGMNLYLFFIPIPIPAYLFGIGYLLYSIYGMKNRIGNIGHDAHFGGAIGGYVITLLLYPMLFSTNLLMVGLLAIPIVLLFVLKKTGKI from the coding sequence ATGGTTAACTTAAGTATCATTACTATAATAATTATTGCAGCTAACGTTATTATTTCCTATAAAGGGTTTGGTGATTTTGGTTTTTTTGAAAAATATAAATTCCAAATTGGTTCTATTCAACGAGGTGAAAAAATCAGATTGTTTAGTGCTGGTTTTTTACATGTTGATACGCAGCACTTACTTTTTAATATGCTTACACTATACTTTTTTGCAGGTACAGTGTTAGCGTATCTGGGTACTATGGGCTTTTTAGTTGTTTATTTTGTAAGCTTGGTTTTTGGCAATTTATTATCACTATATTTTCATAAAAACGAATATCAATATAGTGCCGTTGGCGCAAGTGGTGCAGTTGTAGGTGTTTTGTATTCAGCAATTTTATTACAGCCGGGTATGAATTTGTATTTGTTTTTTATCCCCATTCCAATTCCTGCCTATTTGTTTGGTATTGGTTATTTATTATACTCTATTTATGGTATGAAAAATAGAATAGGAAATATTGGTCACGATGCTCATTTTGGTGGTGCTATTGGTGGCTATGTTATTACTTTATTACTTTATCCTATGTTATTTTCAACCAATTTACTCATGGTTGGTTTGTTAGCAATTCCTATTGTATTATTATTTGTTTTGAAGAAAACCGGTAAGATTTAA
- the lon gene encoding endopeptidase La — protein MKKSNFITLDSLSLQEFDENSELIPLMTPEDEEEINKEDLPETLPILSLRNTVLFPGVVIPITAGRDKSIKLINDANKGSKVIGVVAQKDESIENPTAKEIHETGTVAKILRVLKMPDGNVTVIIQGKKRFKVAEVITEDPYMNATVREIPEARPALKNKEFMAIIESIKDLALEIIKESPNIPSEASFAIKNIESSSFLINFVSSNMNLSVPEKQVLLEMDDLKKRALATLKFMNIEFQKLELKNDIQSKVQMDMSQQQREYFLHQQMKTIQEELGGVSHDEEIDEMKAKASEKKWDEKVAKHFEKEIAKMQRMNPQVAEYSIQRNYLELFLDLPWNEFSKDKFDLKRAMKILDRDHFGLEDVKRRIIEYLAVLKLRNDMKSPILCLYGPPGVGKTSLGKSIAEALGREYVRISLGGLRDEAEIRGHRKTYIGAMPGRIIQSLKKAGTSNPVFVLDEIDKLSNSHQGDPSSAMLEVLDPEQNSEFYDNFLELGYDLSKVMFIATSNSLSTIQPALRDRMEIINVTGYTIEEKVEIAKRHLLPKQLKEHGLTDQHLKIGKPQLEKIVEGYTRESGVRGLEKQIAKMVRYAAKNIAMEDEYNIKVSNEDIIEVLGGPKLERDKYENNNVAGVVTGLAWTSVGGDILFIESILSKGKGSLSITGNLGKVMKESATIAMEYIKSNADEFGIDTAIFDKYNVHIHVPEGATPKDGPSAGVTMLTSLISLFTQRKVKKSIAMTGEITLRGKVLPVGGIKEKILAAKRARIKEILLCEENRRDIEEIKPEYLKGLTFHYVTDMSDVIKLALTNQKVTNPKKL, from the coding sequence ATGAAGAAATCTAATTTTATCACCCTTGACAGTTTGTCATTACAGGAATTTGATGAAAACTCAGAATTAATTCCATTAATGACACCAGAGGACGAAGAAGAAATCAATAAAGAAGACTTGCCAGAAACCTTACCTATTTTGTCGTTGAGAAATACGGTGCTTTTTCCTGGAGTGGTTATTCCTATTACGGCAGGTAGAGATAAGTCTATCAAACTAATTAATGATGCTAATAAAGGTAGTAAAGTAATTGGTGTTGTAGCTCAAAAAGATGAGTCTATTGAAAATCCCACGGCTAAAGAAATCCATGAAACAGGTACGGTAGCAAAAATATTACGTGTGCTTAAAATGCCAGATGGTAATGTAACCGTTATTATTCAAGGGAAAAAACGCTTTAAAGTTGCTGAGGTTATTACTGAGGATCCGTATATGAATGCCACGGTAAGAGAAATACCTGAAGCGAGACCAGCTTTAAAAAACAAGGAGTTTATGGCTATTATTGAATCCATAAAAGATTTGGCTCTTGAAATTATTAAGGAAAGCCCAAACATTCCCAGTGAAGCATCATTTGCTATAAAAAACATTGAAAGCAGTTCTTTTTTAATAAATTTTGTGTCGTCAAACATGAATCTTTCAGTACCTGAAAAACAGGTGCTTTTAGAAATGGACGATCTTAAAAAACGTGCTTTGGCTACTTTGAAATTTATGAATATTGAGTTTCAGAAGTTAGAACTTAAGAATGATATCCAGTCTAAAGTTCAAATGGATATGAGCCAACAGCAACGCGAGTATTTCTTGCATCAGCAAATGAAAACCATTCAAGAAGAATTGGGAGGTGTTAGCCATGATGAGGAAATTGATGAAATGAAGGCTAAAGCCAGTGAAAAAAAATGGGATGAAAAGGTGGCAAAGCATTTTGAAAAAGAAATTGCAAAAATGCAGCGGATGAATCCACAAGTGGCAGAATATTCCATTCAGCGAAATTATTTGGAGTTATTTTTAGATTTGCCTTGGAATGAGTTTAGTAAGGATAAGTTTGATTTAAAGCGCGCTATGAAAATCCTTGACAGAGACCATTTTGGTTTAGAGGATGTAAAGCGAAGAATTATTGAATATTTGGCGGTTTTAAAATTGCGAAACGATATGAAATCTCCTATTTTGTGTTTATATGGCCCCCCGGGAGTTGGTAAAACATCTTTAGGAAAATCTATAGCAGAAGCTTTAGGACGCGAATATGTACGGATTTCTTTAGGAGGCTTGCGCGATGAAGCTGAAATTAGAGGTCATCGTAAGACATATATTGGAGCTATGCCTGGACGAATCATTCAAAGTTTGAAAAAAGCGGGTACTTCAAACCCGGTTTTTGTATTGGATGAAATTGATAAATTGTCAAATTCACATCAAGGCGATCCATCATCAGCCATGTTAGAGGTGTTAGATCCAGAGCAAAACAGTGAGTTTTATGATAACTTTTTGGAATTGGGGTATGATCTTTCTAAAGTGATGTTTATTGCAACTTCAAATAGCTTATCAACCATTCAACCTGCATTACGCGATAGAATGGAAATTATCAATGTTACGGGGTACACCATAGAAGAGAAAGTTGAAATTGCTAAAAGACATTTACTTCCAAAACAATTAAAAGAACATGGATTAACTGATCAGCATTTAAAAATAGGCAAACCTCAATTAGAAAAAATAGTAGAAGGTTATACACGTGAATCTGGTGTTCGTGGTTTAGAAAAGCAAATTGCAAAGATGGTGCGGTATGCAGCTAAAAATATTGCCATGGAAGATGAATATAATATTAAAGTGTCAAACGAAGATATTATAGAGGTTTTAGGAGGTCCAAAATTAGAACGTGACAAATATGAAAATAATAATGTGGCAGGTGTTGTTACTGGATTAGCTTGGACAAGTGTTGGTGGTGATATTTTGTTTATAGAATCTATTTTATCAAAAGGAAAAGGGAGTCTTTCAATAACAGGGAATTTAGGTAAAGTTATGAAAGAATCCGCTACTATAGCAATGGAGTATATTAAATCTAATGCAGACGAGTTTGGAATAGATACAGCTATTTTCGATAAATATAATGTTCATATTCACGTACCAGAAGGTGCAACTCCAAAAGATGGACCAAGCGCGGGTGTTACCATGCTAACTTCATTAATATCCTTATTTACTCAACGAAAAGTAAAGAAGAGCATAGCAATGACAGGAGAAATAACGTTGCGTGGAAAAGTACTTCCTGTAGGAGGCATTAAAGAAAAAATATTAGCTGCAAAACGAGCAAGAATTAAAGAAATTTTGCTTTGCGAAGAAAATAGACGTGATATAGAAGAAATAAAACCAGAATATTTAAAAGGTCTAACCTTTCATTATGTCACAGATATGAGTGATGTTATTAAATTAGCACTTACAAATCAGAAAGTTACTAACCCAAAGAAGCTTTAA
- the porQ gene encoding type IX secretion system protein PorQ: MLKKIIASFYFIICFSSYAQLGGESTYQFLNLVSSPRQAALGGKVLTNVDYDVTQGLFNPATINVEMDNQLALNYTSYLGGISYGTAAYAYTLDRRTQTFHGGITYINYGSFDGYDESGNSTGTFTGSETALSLGYALQIGRSDFYFGGNLKLITSKLEQYSSFGAAVDLGLLYIDENIDFNAALVVRNFGTQITTYAGLNEPLPFELDFGMSQTLENVPIRWHVTFENLQKWPIATSNPARATSDLSGNQTEEKIGFLGQVIRHTILGAELFPEGGFNIRLAYNFRRGEELRILEQRNFSGLSAGFSIKLNKMRFSYAHAKYSSAANANFFGLQIDLQ; encoded by the coding sequence ATGCTAAAGAAAATAATTGCATCTTTTTATTTTATAATCTGTTTTTCATCCTACGCTCAGTTGGGTGGCGAATCTACTTATCAATTTCTCAATTTAGTATCATCACCCAGACAAGCAGCTCTTGGCGGAAAGGTGTTAACAAATGTTGATTATGATGTGACACAAGGTTTATTCAATCCTGCAACAATAAATGTAGAGATGGATAATCAATTGGCATTAAATTATACGAGTTATTTAGGGGGAATTAGTTACGGGACTGCAGCTTATGCCTATACTTTGGATAGACGTACCCAAACCTTTCATGGTGGAATTACGTATATTAATTATGGTAGTTTTGATGGTTATGATGAGTCTGGAAACAGTACCGGTACATTTACGGGAAGTGAAACAGCATTATCTTTAGGGTATGCTTTGCAAATAGGACGTTCTGATTTTTATTTTGGTGGAAATTTAAAACTCATTACTTCAAAACTGGAACAATATAGTTCTTTTGGTGCTGCGGTAGATTTAGGTTTGTTATATATAGATGAAAACATTGATTTTAATGCTGCTTTAGTTGTTAGAAATTTTGGAACTCAAATAACCACCTATGCGGGTTTAAATGAGCCTTTACCTTTTGAACTTGATTTTGGAATGTCTCAAACATTAGAAAATGTACCCATTCGCTGGCATGTAACTTTCGAAAACTTACAGAAATGGCCTATTGCTACTTCAAATCCTGCAAGAGCAACTAGTGATTTAAGTGGTAACCAAACTGAAGAAAAAATCGGGTTTTTAGGTCAGGTTATTAGGCATACCATTCTTGGGGCAGAATTGTTTCCGGAAGGTGGATTTAATATTCGATTGGCTTATAACTTTAGAAGAGGTGAGGAACTTCGTATTTTAGAACAACGAAACTTTTCAGGTCTGTCAGCAGGTTTTTCAATAAAATTGAATAAAATGCGATTTAGTTATGCGCACGCTAAATATTCTAGTGCTGCTAATGCTAATTTCTTTGGATTACAAATAGATTTACAATAA
- the cmk gene encoding (d)CMP kinase — MSNKITIAIDGHSSTGKSTIAKQIANKLGYVYVDSGAMYRAVTLYAMKQGLINEDDFNIEALIDQLNKIDISFKFNENLGFAEVYLNDENVEKAIRTLEVSGFVSKVAAVSEVRKKLVAIQQQIGNDKGVVMDGRDIGTVVFPDAELKIFMTASAETRAERRYKELIDRGDDVIYENVLKNVQERDYLDSTRKDSPLIKADDAIEIDNSNLSLQEQHDKVLGLVTKMIKLN, encoded by the coding sequence ATGAGTAATAAAATTACAATTGCCATAGATGGGCATTCTTCTACAGGAAAAAGCACCATAGCAAAACAAATAGCAAACAAATTAGGTTATGTATATGTAGATTCTGGAGCTATGTATAGAGCTGTAACTTTATACGCTATGAAACAAGGCTTAATTAATGAAGACGATTTTAATATTGAAGCGCTTATTGATCAATTAAATAAGATTGATATTAGTTTTAAATTTAATGAAAACTTGGGATTTGCAGAGGTTTATTTGAATGATGAAAATGTAGAAAAAGCCATTAGAACTTTAGAAGTTTCAGGATTTGTTAGTAAAGTAGCAGCAGTATCTGAAGTACGAAAAAAACTAGTAGCTATACAGCAACAAATAGGAAATGATAAAGGTGTGGTTATGGATGGCAGGGATATTGGCACCGTAGTTTTTCCTGATGCTGAACTTAAAATATTTATGACAGCCTCAGCCGAAACAAGAGCAGAAAGACGTTATAAAGAGTTAATAGATAGGGGAGATGATGTTATCTATGAAAATGTTTTAAAAAATGTTCAGGAGCGAGATTATTTAGATTCTACACGAAAAGATTCTCCCTTAATAAAAGCAGACGATGCTATAGAAATTGATAATTCTAATTTATCATTACAAGAACAACATGATAAGGTATTGGGGTTAGTAACTAAAATGATAAAATTAAATTAA
- a CDS encoding T9SS type A sorting domain-containing protein, with the protein MKKTLLFLTFLIATASYSIHAQNVNIPDANFKAYLVGNPAINTNGDSEISVTEAQAFSGELLINGLSISDLTGIEKFINITRLDCYNNNLTSLDVSNNLALTRLDCYSNNLTSLDVSNNLALTRLHCSDNQIETLDISANTLITDIQCHNNGVLSELNIANGNNSNINWMKAYGNSLSCIQIDAGFTPPADEGIYSQGWTKGSSAIYSEDCVALNQIVNIPDANFKSYLVNNNSINLNGDTEISVAEAQATTELFINGLSISDLTGIEAFTNLTRLDCYTNNLTTIDVSNNLSLTRLHCADNQIETLDISANTQITDIQCHNNGVLYQLNIANGNNSNINWMKAYGNPSLTCIQVDAGFSPPANSGQYVAGWTKDNQTSYSENCIPAVYYVDANATGANDGSSWTDAFTNVTDALALTNLNDAVWVAKGTYTLADKNTPIAVSTNEVDIIGGFAGTESTLVDRDLTAIHTINATIFTGDINGDDISGDFSSNKTDNAERLFEVTASDVTFDGIIFENIYDTSTSGGVEENGVIFIPNSSSINNLKIKNSVIRNNYSNDYLLKIRTLNGGLLIENTKFVNNTIVNKGLVYVQSDSTNGYIFTRWANVLVADNDINVAALDIYRSDWNNGNTLDVVINNSTFVNNDYNGTYGNSITASGNGSVNLNVNNSIFWENTVNGAAATRDISYGAERYYDVFIKNTIAAVPSNAGTYGTFSTTDLTTLDPATDNLNLDAEYKPTSASNYIIDQGDNSLYDVALFGDLDLSGNERIINTTIDLGAYEYNSTLGIDDVSLNTNSVKLYPNPASDKLFISTTAQVERLVIYNINGQLVKQTNALANGVDVSQLPSGLYMVQIQTNINTTTQKFLKK; encoded by the coding sequence ATGAAAAAAACTTTACTCTTTTTAACCTTTTTAATAGCGACTGCATCGTATAGCATACATGCACAAAATGTAAATATTCCCGATGCTAATTTTAAAGCATATCTTGTTGGAAATCCAGCTATTAATACAAATGGTGACTCTGAAATATCAGTTACTGAAGCACAGGCTTTTTCAGGTGAATTATTAATTAATGGTTTGTCAATTTCAGACTTAACAGGGATAGAAAAATTTATAAACATTACACGATTAGATTGTTACAATAATAATTTAACGTCTTTAGATGTTAGTAATAATTTGGCATTAACGCGTTTAGATTGCTATAGCAATAATTTAACGTCATTAGATGTTAGTAATAATTTAGCATTAACACGTTTACACTGTTCTGATAACCAAATTGAAACCTTAGATATTAGCGCTAATACACTAATTACAGATATTCAATGTCATAATAATGGCGTTTTAAGTGAGTTAAACATTGCCAATGGTAATAACAGTAACATTAACTGGATGAAAGCCTATGGTAATAGTTTATCATGTATTCAAATAGATGCTGGTTTTACACCACCAGCAGATGAAGGAATATACAGCCAAGGTTGGACCAAAGGTAGCTCTGCAATTTATAGTGAAGACTGTGTTGCGTTAAATCAAATAGTAAACATTCCAGATGCTAATTTTAAAAGTTATTTAGTAAACAATAATAGTATCAATTTAAATGGTGATACTGAAATCTCTGTGGCTGAAGCACAAGCTACAACAGAGCTATTTATCAATGGTTTGTCAATTTCAGATTTAACAGGTATTGAAGCTTTTACTAATTTAACGCGTTTAGATTGTTACACAAATAATTTAACGACTATAGATGTTAGTAACAACTTATCATTAACACGTTTGCATTGTGCTGATAATCAAATTGAAACTTTAGATATTAGTGCCAATACGCAGATTACAGACATACAATGTCATAACAACGGTGTTTTATACCAATTAAATATAGCTAATGGTAATAACAGCAATATAAACTGGATGAAAGCTTATGGTAATCCAAGTTTAACTTGTATTCAAGTTGATGCAGGCTTTTCGCCACCAGCAAACAGCGGTCAGTATGTTGCAGGTTGGACTAAAGATAATCAAACAAGTTATAGCGAAAATTGTATACCAGCAGTTTATTATGTAGATGCAAATGCAACAGGCGCAAACGATGGTAGCTCATGGACAGATGCTTTTACAAACGTAACAGACGCTTTAGCACTTACCAATTTAAATGATGCTGTATGGGTCGCAAAAGGAACATATACATTAGCAGATAAAAATACGCCAATAGCTGTTAGTACAAACGAAGTAGATATTATTGGAGGTTTTGCAGGAACTGAATCTACTTTAGTTGATAGAGACTTAACTGCTATTCATACTATAAATGCAACCATTTTTACAGGTGATATTAATGGTGATGATATTTCAGGTGATTTTTCTTCAAACAAAACAGATAATGCGGAGCGTTTATTTGAAGTAACAGCTAGTGATGTGACTTTTGATGGGATTATTTTTGAAAATATTTACGATACATCTACATCTGGTGGTGTTGAAGAAAACGGCGTAATCTTTATTCCTAATAGTTCAAGTATTAATAACTTAAAAATTAAAAATTCGGTAATACGAAATAATTATTCTAATGATTATTTGCTTAAAATTAGAACATTAAACGGAGGATTACTTATTGAAAATACCAAGTTTGTAAATAATACAATTGTTAATAAAGGATTGGTTTATGTGCAATCTGATAGTACAAACGGTTATATTTTTACACGTTGGGCAAACGTTTTAGTGGCAGATAACGATATTAATGTTGCGGCCTTAGATATTTACAGATCAGATTGGAATAACGGAAACACTTTAGATGTTGTAATTAACAATAGTACGTTTGTTAATAACGATTATAACGGTACTTATGGTAATTCTATTACTGCATCAGGTAATGGAAGTGTCAACCTAAATGTTAATAATTCTATTTTTTGGGAGAATACTGTTAATGGAGCAGCAGCAACTAGAGATATTTCTTATGGTGCGGAACGTTATTACGATGTGTTTATTAAAAATACCATTGCAGCAGTACCTTCAAATGCTGGAACTTACGGAACGTTTTCAACGACTGACCTAACCACGTTAGATCCGGCTACTGATAATTTAAATTTAGATGCAGAATACAAACCAACATCTGCTTCAAATTATATCATAGACCAAGGAGATAATTCACTTTATGATGTCGCTTTATTTGGTGATTTAGACCTATCTGGTAATGAAAGAATTATAAATACTACAATAGATTTAGGAGCTTATGAATACAATTCAACATTAGGAATTGATGATGTATCTTTAAATACAAATTCAGTAAAACTATACCCAAATCCAGCAAGCGACAAATTGTTTATTAGTACAACGGCACAAGTAGAACGTCTTGTTATTTACAATATCAATGGTCAATTGGTAAAGCAAACAAATGCACTAGCAAACGGTGTTGATGTATCTCAGTTACCAAGCGGTTTATATATGGTGCAAATACAAACAAATATCAATACTACAACTCAAAAATTCCTTAAAAAATAA
- a CDS encoding LytR/AlgR family response regulator transcription factor, with product MKAIIIDDEKHARHLLSNLLTEHCASITSIEEAQDLASGVDLIKTSKPDVVFLDIEMPNQSGLDILEYFPNQIDFKIIFVTAYNQYAIEAFKLSAVDYLLKPVDTTELKEAVLKAEEAIKANNLNDQLNKLRDSLRQLSMDKIALEIPKGIMFASHNDIVYFEADGMYTNVQLIDRKQKTICKPLKHFVEQLERNAMFFKCHRSYLINLKYVDELVKDDGDYLLMNNQKRIPISKSKRDQFLEVIKETFM from the coding sequence ATGAAAGCGATAATTATAGACGATGAAAAACACGCCAGACATTTACTATCCAACCTGCTAACCGAACATTGCGCAAGTATTACTAGCATTGAAGAAGCGCAAGATTTAGCATCTGGTGTAGATTTGATTAAAACCAGTAAACCAGACGTTGTTTTTTTAGATATTGAAATGCCAAATCAGTCTGGATTAGACATTTTAGAATATTTTCCAAACCAGATAGATTTTAAAATCATTTTCGTGACGGCATACAATCAATACGCGATTGAAGCTTTCAAACTGTCGGCTGTAGATTATTTGTTAAAACCAGTGGACACAACCGAGTTAAAAGAAGCTGTTTTAAAAGCTGAAGAAGCCATAAAAGCCAACAATTTAAATGACCAATTAAACAAGTTACGAGACTCGTTAAGGCAACTCTCAATGGACAAAATTGCTTTAGAAATTCCTAAAGGCATCATGTTCGCCTCACACAATGATATTGTATATTTTGAAGCTGATGGTATGTACACCAACGTACAACTTATTGATCGCAAACAAAAAACCATTTGCAAACCATTGAAGCATTTTGTTGAGCAATTAGAACGCAATGCGATGTTTTTTAAATGTCATCGTTCGTATTTAATCAACTTAAAATATGTTGATGAATTGGTTAAAGACGATGGCGATTATTTATTAATGAACAATCAAAAGCGCATCCCAATTTCAAAATCTAAACGCGATCAGTTTCTTGAAGTGATTAAGGAAACGTTCATGTGA